DNA from Campylobacter sp. RM5004:
AATAGCTCAAAAAAGAGCAGCTTTAGAAAATGTTTTGATACCTTTTACTTACGATGAGAATGTAAATATTTTAAAAAATGCTAATTTTAGGCAAATTGATTGCTTTTTTAGGTGGGCGAATTTTTGCTCTTTTATTGCTTTTAAAGAATAATGTTACTAAATGTAACAAATTTAATGCAAATATTTAAATTTTTCCTTGACATAAAAAATATTTTTTGCTTTAATCAAAAAATATTTTAAAAAAAGGATTATAAATGATGATGCAGATGCGATAGCGTCTGGCTTAAAAAACTTTCTTTTTTAGCTAGACGCAAATAATTTCATACCAAAAGCAAGCAAGCTAAAAAAGAAAGATAAAACATTTTTGCTTCTTTAACTTAAAAATCAAAAATTTTTATTTTTCTTTAAAATTAAATTTTAAGGAAAGTTATGATTGAGATAAAAAATCTTAAGAAATATTATGGTAATACTTGTGTTATAAATGATGTTAGCCTTACAATTAATCAAGGCGAAATCTACGCAATTGTAGGACAAAGTGGAGCAGGCAAAAGCACACTTTTAAGATGTATAAATGCACTTGAAAGTTATCAAGCAGGCTCGCTAAAAGTTTATGGAAACGAAATAAAAGACCTTAAAGAAAAAGAGCTAAGAAAATTAAGAAGTGAAGTTGGAATGATTTTCCAGCATTTTGCTTTAATGGGAAGAAAAACAGCTTATGAAAATATAGCAATGCCTTTAATCTTACATAAAAAGGACAATATTGATAAAAGGGTTAAAGAATTGCTTGATTTAGTAGGCTTAAGTGATAAGGCTAATTCATATCCAAGCAATCTTAGTGGTGGTCAAAAGCAACGCATTGCAATAGCAAGAGCACTTGCGCTTAATCCTAAGATTTTATTAAGTGATGAAGCAACAAGTGCGCTTGATCCTGCTACAACTAATCAAATCTTAGATTTATTAAAACAAATTAATAAAGATTTAGGAATTAGCGTTGTTTTAGTAACTCACGAAATGGATGCAGTAAAAAGAGTGGCAGATAAAGCGTGTTTATTAAGTGGTGGAGAGATTATTGGAAATGGAGAAATTAGCGAAATATTTTTAAAGCCTAGTAGAAAAATGAGAGAGTTTTTAGATGAGGCTGATTGTGTGCCTGAAAGTGGCCTTAATATTAGGTTAATTTTTCCTAAAGAAGTGGCTCAAGATGGAGTAATTTCTAAAATGGCTAGAGAACTTGATATTGATTTTTCAATAGTTTGGGGAAAGATAGAGAAATTAAACGATATTGCATTAGGCTCTTTGATTATTAATATTAATCCAAATGATAAGCAAAGAGTATGTGAATATATTAATAAAAGTGGTGTTTTATGGGAGGAAGTATGAATTATTTTGATAATTTTTTAAAACATTTTGACAAGATTTTATATCCTGCTTTAAAAGAGACTTTATATATGAGTATAAGTGCAACCATTGTTGGTTTTGTTTTAGGGCTTATTTTAGGGATTTTTCTTTTTGTTAGTAAAAAGGGTGGTTTATATGAAAATCTTACATTTTATAGAGTGCTTGATTTTTTAGTAAATATTTTCCGTTCTTTTCCGTTTTTAGTGCTAATAATTGCTCTAATTCCTTTTACAAAGCTTTTAATTGGAAAAAGCATAGGAACAACAGCTGCAATTGTGCCACTTACAATAGGAATCGCTCCATTTATTGCAAAATTAGTTCAAAACGCTTTAAATGAAGTTGATTACGGAATAATTGAAGCTGCTAAGAGTTATGGAGCTAGTAGGGTGCAAATTATTTTTAAAGTTGTTTTATATGAAGCATTACCAGCTTTAATAAATGCTGCAACGCTTACCTTAATAGTTGTGATTGGTTATAGTGCAATGGCAGGTATTGTTGGCGGTGGCGGACTTGGAGATGTCGCTAATCGCTATGGTTATCAAAGATTTAAAACAGATATCATGATAGAAACGGTTATAGTGTTGATTGTCCTAGTTCAAATAGTTCAGATTTGGGGCGATTTAGTAGAAAAGGCTTTAAGAAAAGGTAAGGATAAATATCTTTATATTTCAATATTAGCTTTAATTTTATTGTTTGTTTATTCAGGTAATTTTATTTAAGGAGAAAAAATGAAAAAGTTGTTTAGTTTAGCTGCTTGTGTGGCTTTAGGTGCAAATTTATTTGCTGATGTTATTAGTGTTGGTGCAACACCTGTGCCACATGCAGAGATTTTAGAAGAAGTTGCAAAGATTGTAAAAGAAAAAGGTCATGAGTTAAAAATAGTTGAGTTTAACGACTATGTATTGCCTAATCTTGCTGTAGATGATGATGAATTAGATGCGAACTTTTTTCAGCATAAACCATATTTAGATGAGTTTAATAAACAAAAAGGAACAAAATTAAGCGCAGTTGCACCTGTTCATCTTGAGCCTATGGGAGCATATTCTAAAAAGATAAAAGATATTAAAGATTTAAGCAATAAGGCATTAATTTATATTCCAAATGATCCTACGAATGAAAGTAGAGCACTTGATATATTAGAGCAAGCTGGTTTAATTGAACTTGATAAAAATGTTGAGTTAAAAACTCCACTTGATGTTGTAAAAAATCCTAAAAATCTTGAGATAAAAGAGCTTGAAGCTGCACAATTGCCAAGAGTTTTAGATGAATGCGATTTAGCTGTAATCAATTCAAATTATGCATTAGCAGCAAAGCTAAATCCTACAAAAGATGCAGTAATTATTGAGAGCAAAGATAGTCCTTATACTAATAATCTAGTTGTAAAAACTAGCAATATTGATAGTGAAAAGACTAAGGTTTTGGTTGAGTCTATAAACGATGCAAGAATTAAGACTTTTATAGAAGAAAGATATAAGGGCGAAATAATCCCTAGTTTTTAAGGAGAAAAAATGAAAAAATTAGCTTTAAGTTTAGCATTTTGTTTATATGCAAGTGCGCAAGTTTTAAGAGTAGGAATTACTCCTTATCCAAATGCAACTATTTTAGAAAATGTTAAAGATGACTTAAAAGAATTAGGCTATGAATTAAAAATCGTTGAATTTAATGATTATATCTTGCCAAATCTAGCATTAAACGATGGCGAATTAGATGCTAATATGTATCAACATAAGCCTTTTTTAGAAGACTTTAATGAAAGTAAAGGCACTGATTTAGTAGCAGTTGCAAATGTATTTTTGCCTCCAATGGCAGCATATTCAAAAAAGATTAAGGATTTAAAAGAGCTAAAAAATGGCGCTTTAGTTTATATTCCAAATGACCCTACGAATGAAAGTAGGGCTTTAGATATTCTTGAAGCAGCTGGGCTTATTAAGACAAATAAAGAAGTAAAGTTTAGAAGTGTTATTGATATTACTGAAAATCCTTTAAATCTTGATATAAAAGAGCTTGAAGCTGCACAAGTGCCAAGGGTTTTAGATGAATGTGATTTAGCTGTGATTAATACAAATTACGCACTAGCTGCAAAGCTAAATCCTACAAAGGATTCTATTTATTTAGAAGATTTAAATAGCCCTTATGTAAATGTTATTGCGGTTAAAAAAGGCAATGAAAATAATGAAGGAGTAAAAGCTTTAATAAAAGTTATAAAAACTCCAAAAATTAAAAACTTACTTGAAGAGCAATTTAAAGGTGCTATAATCCCTGCATTTTAATTGAATGGAATTTGCAAAAGCAAATTCCTATTTCAAATTCTTTAATTTAAAGGGGATGTATTGAGATTTATTTTACTTATTTTATTTTCTCTTAGCATTTTTGCTAAAGAAATCACTTTTAAAGATGTAGTTGGTAATGAAATTACCTTAAATACTCCAGTTAAAAAAATTGCTTTAGGATTTTATTATACTGATTATTTAGCAGTTGGTGGTGTGAAGGCTTTTGATAAAGTAGTTGGATTTTCAAAAGCTGTTTGGAGTGAATGGAGTCCGATTTCTTGGCAAATGTATTTAAATGCAATGCCTAACTTAGATAAGATAACTGATTTTGGAGAAGCTGAAGCTGGGACTTTATCGGTTGAAAAGATTTTAGCGCTTGAGCCTGATGTTTTAGTGTTAGCAAAATGGCAATACGATACTTTAAAAGATACTCTAAATCCTATAAAAATCGCAAATATTCCTATCATTGTGGTAGATTATCATGAAGGAAAACTTGAAAATCACGAGATTAGCACTAAGATCTTTGGTATTTTATCAGGTGAAGAAAAAAGAGCTTTAGAAATTATGAATGATTATAAAAAGCGTTTAGAATTAATTCAAACAAGAACAAAAGATATCAAAAATAAAGCTAAAGTATATATTGAATACGGAATAAATGGACCTGCTGATAATGGAGTTACATATTCACATTATATGTGGGGAGCATTGATTGATAAGGCAAATGCTAAAAGCGTAGCCGATGGGCTTATTAAGACTTGGGGTGCAATTAATCCTGAAGAAGTATTGTTGCAAGATCCTGAGATTATAATAATTGCAGGTCGTGAAAGTGAGCTTAAGAAAAATAAAACTTCTATGGTAATGGGAAATGAAATTATTTATGAAGAGGCAAATACTAGATTAAGAGGTTTTGCTGCAAGAACTACTTGGCAAGATCTAAATGCAGTTAAAAATAAAAGAATTTTCGGTGGTTATCATAGTATGTTAAGAACTCTAAGCGATATTTTTATGCTTGAATTTATTGCAAAAGCAGCTTATCCTGAATTATTCAGTGATATTAATCCAAGTGATGATTATATAAATTATCATAAAAAATACTTACCTATTATTCCTGATGGAACATTTATGTTAAAGCTTGATGATGAGAAATTTTAACGAAGAAATTCTTACATACAAGCTAATAATTAAAAAGAGATTAAGCTTTTTATTAATCTCTTTTATTTTATGTATATTATTTTTTATCATAGATATTTCCACAGGTCCTGCTCAGCTTGATTTAATTGTAGTTTGTAAAGCTTTATTATCAAAAATATTTGATATTGATATTCAAAAAATCCATGTTAATATTGTTTATAATTTAAGACTACCTATGGCTTTAATGGCTGTTGTAGTTGGTGCTGCACTAGGTCTTGGTGGAGCATTAATGCAAACTATTTTAAACAATCCTTTAGCAAGTCCATATACTTTAGGGCTTAGTGCTGCTGCTGGTTTTGGAGCGTCTTTAATGATTGCTTTTAATGTAAGTATTATTAGCTCGTTTTTTAGCATTCCATTAGGTGCATTTTTGGCAAGCTTGTTAAGTTCAAGTGTATTATTTATGTTTGCTAAAAACAATAATTATAACACCCAAAGCCTTGTGTTGGTCGGAATAGCTTTATTATTCTTATTTCAATCTTTTTTATCTTTAGTTCAGTATTTATCAAGCCCTGAAGTATCACAGCAGATTTTGTTTTGGTTATTTGGTAGTTTATCAAAAGCAACTTACTTAAATATTTTAATAGTATTTGCTGTAACTATATTTGTTTATTTGTTTTTATTAAAGGATAATTGGGCTTTAAGCGTATTTAGATTAGGCGAAAAGAATGCTAAGGTTTTAGGTGTTAATTTGGTTTATCTTAGAATAAAGGTATTATTTTGCGTTTGTTTGGTTAGCTCGGTTGCAATATCTTTTGTAGGGGTTATTGGCTTTATCGGACTTGTTGCACCACATATTGCAAGAATAATAATAGGAGAAGATCAAAGATTTTTCCTACCCGCATCTATGATAATAGGAGCTTTATTTTTAAGTCTTGCTTCAAGTGTATCAAAAATAATAGTTCCGGGAGCATTGTTTCCGATAGGTATAGTAACTTCTTTTATAGGAGTTCCGTTTTTCTTCTTTATAATTCTAAGGAATAAAAATGCTTAAAATAAATAATCTTTATGTAAAAAAGGCAAATAAAGTAATATTAGATAATTTAAACCTAGAATTTGAATTAGGAAAAATATATGCAATTTTGGGAGCAAATGGGGTTGGAAAAAGCACTTTGCTTGATAGCATATTTGAACTAGATAATAAATTTGATATGACCTATAAGGATACTAATTCAAAAGATATTAAGGCTTGGCAAAGCAATATCGGCTATATGCTTCAAAGCTTTCATACTCATACAAATCTTAGTGCTTTAGAAGTAGTTTTATTAGGCGCTTATAATGATTTAGGTTTAAAAATAAGCGATGAGATTTTAGCTAAAGCTACTAAGATTTTAGAGCAGTTTAAGATTTCTCATCTAGCTAATTTAAACATAAAAGAACTTTCGGGCGGACAAAGGCAAATGATTGCTTTTGCACAAGTTTTACTTAAAAATCCAAAGATTTTATTACTTGATGAGCCTGTAAGTGCGCTAGATTTAAAACATCAATGTATTTTATTAGAAGCTTTAAGAAAAATAACTTTAGAAAATAATCTAATAAGCATAGTGGTTTTACATGATTTAAATTTAGCAAGTTTGTTTTGTGATGAAGCAGTGTTTTTACATAATCAAAAAGTATATAAAAAAGGCAAGATTGATGAAATTATAAATCTTGATTTAATTAAAGAAATTTATGAAGTAAAAGCGAGCGTTAATAAAATAGATGATAAAACTTTTATTCAGGTATTAGGCTCATTAAACAAGGAAAAATATGAAAATACATCTACAAAAATTGGTTAATAAAGTTATTAATCTTGAAGATTATGTTTATTTAATAATATTATTGGCAGCATTTTTACATATTTCATTTTTAATTCTTTTTTATTTTATGAATATCAATGAATTGTTTTATTTAAACATAGTTTCAGTTTTAATATATATTACAATTACAATAAATTTTAAAACGAAATATGCTAGAACATATTATATGATAGTTTATTTTGAAGTTTTAATCCATCAGTTAATTGCAATATATTATACCGGAAGTGCTAGCGG
Protein-coding regions in this window:
- a CDS encoding methionine ABC transporter ATP-binding protein, whose product is MIEIKNLKKYYGNTCVINDVSLTINQGEIYAIVGQSGAGKSTLLRCINALESYQAGSLKVYGNEIKDLKEKELRKLRSEVGMIFQHFALMGRKTAYENIAMPLILHKKDNIDKRVKELLDLVGLSDKANSYPSNLSGGQKQRIAIARALALNPKILLSDEATSALDPATTNQILDLLKQINKDLGISVVLVTHEMDAVKRVADKACLLSGGEIIGNGEISEIFLKPSRKMREFLDEADCVPESGLNIRLIFPKEVAQDGVISKMARELDIDFSIVWGKIEKLNDIALGSLIININPNDKQRVCEYINKSGVLWEEV
- a CDS encoding methionine ABC transporter permease; amino-acid sequence: MNYFDNFLKHFDKILYPALKETLYMSISATIVGFVLGLILGIFLFVSKKGGLYENLTFYRVLDFLVNIFRSFPFLVLIIALIPFTKLLIGKSIGTTAAIVPLTIGIAPFIAKLVQNALNEVDYGIIEAAKSYGASRVQIIFKVVLYEALPALINAATLTLIVVIGYSAMAGIVGGGGLGDVANRYGYQRFKTDIMIETVIVLIVLVQIVQIWGDLVEKALRKGKDKYLYISILALILLFVYSGNFI
- a CDS encoding iron ABC transporter permease translates to MRNFNEEILTYKLIIKKRLSFLLISFILCILFFIIDISTGPAQLDLIVVCKALLSKIFDIDIQKIHVNIVYNLRLPMALMAVVVGAALGLGGALMQTILNNPLASPYTLGLSAAAGFGASLMIAFNVSIISSFFSIPLGAFLASLLSSSVLFMFAKNNNYNTQSLVLVGIALLFLFQSFLSLVQYLSSPEVSQQILFWLFGSLSKATYLNILIVFAVTIFVYLFLLKDNWALSVFRLGEKNAKVLGVNLVYLRIKVLFCVCLVSSVAISFVGVIGFIGLVAPHIARIIIGEDQRFFLPASMIIGALFLSLASSVSKIIVPGALFPIGIVTSFIGVPFFFFIILRNKNA
- a CDS encoding MetQ/NlpA family ABC transporter substrate-binding protein, with the translated sequence MKKLFSLAACVALGANLFADVISVGATPVPHAEILEEVAKIVKEKGHELKIVEFNDYVLPNLAVDDDELDANFFQHKPYLDEFNKQKGTKLSAVAPVHLEPMGAYSKKIKDIKDLSNKALIYIPNDPTNESRALDILEQAGLIELDKNVELKTPLDVVKNPKNLEIKELEAAQLPRVLDECDLAVINSNYALAAKLNPTKDAVIIESKDSPYTNNLVVKTSNIDSEKTKVLVESINDARIKTFIEERYKGEIIPSF
- a CDS encoding ABC transporter ATP-binding protein, whose amino-acid sequence is MLKINNLYVKKANKVILDNLNLEFELGKIYAILGANGVGKSTLLDSIFELDNKFDMTYKDTNSKDIKAWQSNIGYMLQSFHTHTNLSALEVVLLGAYNDLGLKISDEILAKATKILEQFKISHLANLNIKELSGGQRQMIAFAQVLLKNPKILLLDEPVSALDLKHQCILLEALRKITLENNLISIVVLHDLNLASLFCDEAVFLHNQKVYKKGKIDEIINLDLIKEIYEVKASVNKIDDKTFIQVLGSLNKEKYENTSTKIG
- a CDS encoding ABC transporter substrate-binding protein — translated: MRFILLILFSLSIFAKEITFKDVVGNEITLNTPVKKIALGFYYTDYLAVGGVKAFDKVVGFSKAVWSEWSPISWQMYLNAMPNLDKITDFGEAEAGTLSVEKILALEPDVLVLAKWQYDTLKDTLNPIKIANIPIIVVDYHEGKLENHEISTKIFGILSGEEKRALEIMNDYKKRLELIQTRTKDIKNKAKVYIEYGINGPADNGVTYSHYMWGALIDKANAKSVADGLIKTWGAINPEEVLLQDPEIIIIAGRESELKKNKTSMVMGNEIIYEEANTRLRGFAARTTWQDLNAVKNKRIFGGYHSMLRTLSDIFMLEFIAKAAYPELFSDINPSDDYINYHKKYLPIIPDGTFMLKLDDEKF
- a CDS encoding MetQ/NlpA family ABC transporter substrate-binding protein, whose amino-acid sequence is MKKLALSLAFCLYASAQVLRVGITPYPNATILENVKDDLKELGYELKIVEFNDYILPNLALNDGELDANMYQHKPFLEDFNESKGTDLVAVANVFLPPMAAYSKKIKDLKELKNGALVYIPNDPTNESRALDILEAAGLIKTNKEVKFRSVIDITENPLNLDIKELEAAQVPRVLDECDLAVINTNYALAAKLNPTKDSIYLEDLNSPYVNVIAVKKGNENNEGVKALIKVIKTPKIKNLLEEQFKGAIIPAF